The DNA region TTCTCCCCGGAGGCCCGCCGCTCCGCCGCGCACCTGCTCGCGGACGCGCTCTCCGGGATCCTCACCGAGCGGGTCCGCCTCACCGTCCACGACAACCGCTCCACCATGGTCTCCTTCCGGCGCCGGCCGGGCGAGATCCACTACCGCGTCCACCACATGTTCCTGGAGGCGCCCGACGATGTGGTCTCGGCGCTGGCCAGCTTCGCCGTGGCCGGGCGCGGCGCCGCGGCGGCGCGCCGGCGGCAGGCGGGCAGCCGCATCGACGCCTTCGTGAAGGAGCACCGGGCCCGGATCGCCGCCCCGCGCGCCGACCGGCTCCAGCCGCGCGGCCGGGTGCACGACCTCCAGGCGCTGTTCGACCGGCTCAACGCCGAGCACTTCGGCGGGGCCATCGAGGCGCGCATCGGCTGGGGCCCCGTCCGGCTGGGGCGGCGGCGGCGCACCGTGAAGACCGGCGTCTACGTGCAGGACGCGCGGCTCATCCGGATCCACCCCACCCTCGACCGGCCCGAGGTGCCCGAGTTCTACGTGGCCGCGGTGGTGTTCCACGAGATGCTCCACCAGGCCGTCCCCGCGGTGGAGGTGAACGGCCGCCGGGTCGTGCACGGCGCCGCCTTCCGCCGCCGCGAGCGCGCCTACCCCGACCACGCCCGCGCCAAGGCGTGGGAGGACCGGAACCTGGGGCTGCTCCTCTCCTCGCCCGCGTAGCGTCGGGCCGCGCGCTGCGGCGCGGTGACCCACCGTGCGAGCCCCATCCGCGCGCCGCGCGCCGCCCGTTTCCGGCCGGGCGCCCGCGCACCGGGTGTGCCATGATCCCGTGCGCCCGTGCCCCGACGCCTCGCCCTGTCGCTCGCCGCGCTGCTCGCGCTCTCCGCCGCCGGGTGCATGGCCGCGCGCGCGAAGCCCGGCGAGGAGCCGGTCCTGTACGGGCTGGAGATCCAGGGCACCCACGCGCTCGACGCCGGCGACATCGCCTCGAAGCTCGCCACCCAGCCCTCCGACCGCTGGGCCTGGCAGGAGGCGCGGCGGCTCGACGCCGACGCGCTCGCGGTGGACCGCAAGCGCGTCGAGGCCTACTACCGCGAGCGCGGCTTCTACGACGCGAAGGTGGTGGACGTGCAGGTGCGGCCCGACGGGCCGGGCCGGGCGAAGGTCGTCATGCGGGTGGAGGAGGGCGAGCCCATCCTCGTCCGGAGCGTCGAGGTCACGGGCCTCGACGCCGCCCCCGAGGCGAAGGCCCGCGTCGGCGCGCTGCCGATCCGCTCCGGCGAGCGCTTCACCGAGCGCGCCTACGACGGCGCCCGCGGCGCGCTGCTCCACGCGCTCCGCAACACCGGCTGGGCCGACGCCGCGGTGACGCAGCGCGCCCAGATCCTGCCCGCCGAGCACGCGGCCGAGGTCCGCTACGAGGTGACGCCGGGCACGCGCTACCGGTTCGGCCCGGTGTTCGTGGCCGGCACCGCCGCGGTGCCGCGCGACCGGGTGCGCGAGCAGGCCGGCATCGAGATCCACCCCGGGGACTGGTTCGCCGACGACCAGCTGGCGAAGGCGCAGGCGCGGGTGTTCGACCTGGGCGTGTTCGGCGCGGTGCGCGTCACCCGCGGCGCGCCGGACGCGCAGCGCGGGGTGGTGCCGATCGTGGTGGCGGTGCGCGAGGTGCCGTTCCGCACGCTCCGCGCCGGCCCGGGCGTGGGCGTGCAGGCGAACACGCGCTGGGACGTGAACGGCACGGTGGGCTGGACCCATCGCAACTTCATGGGGGACCTGCGCAAGCTGCAGCTCGAGCTGCGCGCCGGGTACGCCTGGCTGGTGGCGCGGCCGCGGAAGGAGGGGCCCATCGCGCTCGCCACCGCCGAGTTCTCGCAGCCGGGCGCCATCAGCCGGCGCATCGACGCCACCGCGCGGCTCGAGATCGAGCGCGGCCTGGAGCAGGCCTACGACTTCTGGTCGGAGCGGCTGCGGGTGGGCTTCCCGTTCCGCCTGGCCCGGCGCCTCACGCTGGTGCCCAGCTGGAACCTGGAGGTCTACCAGCTCGAGAACGCGGTGAGCACGTTCGATCCCACGCAGCCGGCGAAGCAGGGGCCGGAGCTGCAGAACTGCCAGGGGAGCGTGTGCCTGCTGTCCTACCTGGAGCAGCGGGTGGGCTGGGACGGGCGCAACGACCCGCTCAACCCGCGCCGCGGCGTGTGGGTGATGCTGGCGGTGCAGGAGGGCTTCAACGTCGGCGGCTACGGGTACCGCTACCTGCGCTTCCTGCCCGAGGCGCGCGGCTTCGTGCCGCTGGGCCAGAAGCTGGTGCTGGCGGCGCGCGCCCGGGTGGGCGCGCTCGTCCCGGTGAACCAGTCCGGCGAGCCGCCCATCGTGGCCCGCTTCACCGCCGGCGGCCCGCAGTCGATGCGCGGCTACTACACCGGCCGGCTCGCCCCCATGGTGCTGCGCGACGGCGACTGGGTGCCGGTGGGGGGCAACGGCCTCGCCGACGGCTCGCTGGAGCTGCGCCTCGACCTGACGCGGACCTGGGGCGCGGCGCTCTTCGTGGACGCGGGCAACGTCTCGCGCCCCTCCGGCGTGCCCACCGCCTACCGCGACGTGCTCGACCCCACCCGGCTCCAGTGGGCCGGCGGCCTGGGCCTCCGCTACCGCACCCCGTTCGGCCCGGTGCGCTTCGACGTCGGCGTGCAACTCCCCACCAACCTCGCCGCCGGGGTGCCGTTCGACCAGCGCTTCCCGGCGGTGCCCAGCGTCGAGAACGCCGGCGCGCCCATCTACGACAAGGCCGGGAACGTGGTGGGCACCGTGCCCGCCACCCACCGCGAGCCCTGGATCGCGTTCCACCTCTCCATCGGCGAGGCGTTCTAGTGCGCCCCGCGGCGGCCGTCGGCGCCGTGCTCGGCGCGGTGGGCTGGCTCCTCCTCGGGCTCGCCGCGCTCGCCGGCGTGGCGCTCTCCGCGGCGGTCCTTTTCGCGTCGTGGGGCGCGGGCCGCCCGCTCGTCGCGAACGCGCTGGTGCGCATCGCCGACGACGCTCTGGCCGGGAGCTTCCAGCTCGACGAGATCACGGTCCTGCCGCAGGGCGGCATCGAGCTGCACGGGCTGCGGGTGTTCGACCCGGAGGGGCGGCTGGTGCTGGAGGTCGGGCGCGCCGCGGTGTTCGCGGACGCGACCCGCCTCCGCAACCGGGTGATCGGCCTCACCGCCGAGCTGGACCGGCCCTCGGTCCTCGTCGAGGAGGGCGAGGGCGGGCTGTCGATCGCGCGGGCCTTCGCGCCCGCGCACCCCTCGCCGCCGCGCCCGCCCGGCGCGCCCGAGCCGCGCCGCGAGGACGGGGCCGGCTGGACGCTGCGGGTGCAGCGGCTCACGCTGCGCGGCGGCGACCTGTGGTGGGTGGACGGCGAGGGGGCGACCCGCCTCGAGGCGCAGGCGCTCGACCTCGACGCCCGCGGCGTGGTCGGCCCGCGGCGGGCCCGGGTCCAGCTCCGGCTGCGCGGCCAGGCCGACCTGCCGGTGGCGGGCGCGCTCGCGCTCGACGTGCGCCTGGCGCGCGACGGCGACGTCCTGCGGGTCTCGGTGCTCCGGGCGCGCCACGGGGACACGGTGCTCGAGGCGGTGGGGGAGGGCGACCTCGCCCGGCGCAGCGGGCGGGTGGCGATCACGCGGCTCGGGGTGGACTCGGAGAAGCTCCGCGCGCTCGCGCCCGGGGTGGCGCTGGGCGGCGACCTCGCCGCGTCGGGCTACGCCGAGTCGGACGGGGCCGTCGCGACCGCGGCGGTGCACGTGGCTCCGCGGGCGGGCGAGGCCCGGGGCGGCGGCGACGCGGCCGCGGCGGTGCGGCTCGACGGGTCCCGCGCGCTCGGCGCCGAGGTGGCGCTCGACGCGCTCGACCCGTCGCGGATCTGGTCGGGCCTGCCGCGCGGCGCGGTCACGCTGCGGGCCCGCGGCGGCGTGGCGGGCGAGGACCTCGACGACCTGCGCGGCCGCGCCCAGGTGTCGCTCGCGCGCTCGACCTTGCGCGGGGGCGAGCTCGGGCCGGGCGAGCTCACCGCCCGCGCCGACCGCGGCAGCTGGGAGGTGCAGCGGCTCACGCTGCAGGCGCCGGGGGTGGCCGTGCTCGGGTCCGGCCGCTGGCGCGCGGGCGCGGGCGTCTCCGGCCGCGTCTCCGCCGACGCCGCCGACCTGGCGCGCCTCGCCGCGAACGCGGAGCGGCTGGTGGGCCAGGCGCTGCCGCCGCTCGCCGGCCGGGCCCGGGTCGAGGCGACGCTGTCCGGCACCTCGCGCGCGCCGGTGCTGGACGGCACCGTGGAGGCGCCGCACCTGGCGCTCGGGAGCTTCGCGCTCGCCGGGGCGAAGGGGGTCGGGCACGTGGCCGGGCCGTTCCGCGCGGTCACCGGCCGGCTGCACCTCACCGCCGACCGGGTGCGCAGCGGCGGCGCCGAGCTGGCCCGCGCGCTCCTGCTCGACGCGGAGCTGGCCGCGGCCGACGCGCGGCTGGACGCCTCGGCGGACGTCCCGGCGCTCGGGCGGGAGCCGGTGGCGGTGCAGGCGCGCGCGGTCCGCACCGAGCGCGGCGACGAGGTGATCCTCCGCGAGCTCGCCGTCGCCTACCCCGGCACCCGCTACGCGCTCACCGCGCCGGCGCGGCTGTTCCTCACCGGGCCGCGGGTGGACCGGCTCGAGCTCGCCTCGGGGGCGCAGCGGATCCGGCTGGAGGGCGGGATCGGGGCGCGCGGCGCGCTCGACGCCCGGGCCGAGGTCGAGGCGCTGCGCCTGGAGGGGCTGCCGGTGGGGCTGCTCCCGCGCGGGGCCGGCCTCGCCGGCCTCGTGGCCGCGCAGGCGTCGGTCTCCGGCACCACGCGGCGCCCGGTGGCGCAGGGGCACCTCACGCTCGCCGAGGGGCGGTTCCGCGGGCTCGACGGGCTGAGCGCGGTCGCCGAGGTGGGCTGGGACGGCGGCGCCCGGCGCGCCCGGATCGAGCTGTCCGCGGCGCGCGCGGCGGGCGGCACCGCGGACGTGCGCCTCGAGCTGCCGCTGCCGATGCAGGGTCGCCCGGGCGAGCCGGTGGCGGCGCGGCTCCGCGGCGAGGCGCTGCCGCTCGGCCCCATCCTGCACGCGGCCGGCGCGGCGCTGCCCGCGAGCGGCGAGGTGTCGCTGGACGCCACGCTGGAGGGGGCGATCGGCGCGCCCTCGCTCCGCGCCGAGGCCTCGCTCACCGGCGGCGCCTGGGACGACCTGTCGGCCATCGGCCTCGGCCTCACCGCGGACGCGCCGGGCGAGCGGCTCTCGGCGCGGCTCGAGGCGACGCTGGAGGGGCGCCCGGCGGTCTCGGTCCGGGGCGAGGTGCCGCTCGACCTCTCCGAGCTGCTCACCCGGCCCGCCGCCGCCCTGCGCGCGCTGCGCGCCGGCCGCGCCGCGGTGGACGCGCGGGTGCCGGGGCTGGAGCTCGCCGCGCTGGCGGGGCGATTGGGCCTGCCGGACGAGCTCGCCGGAAGGCTGAGCGGCGACGCGCGGCTGGAGGGCACGCTCGCGGCGCCCCGCGGGCGGGCCGCGTTCCAGGTGGAGGGCGGGGCCTGGGGCGGGGCGAGCGGGCTCGGGGTGGCGCTCGAGGCCGACGCCGGCGCGCAGCGGGTGGGCGCCACGGTGCGGCTCGCCATGGGCGGCGAGGAGCTCCTGCGCGGCGAGGGGTCGCTCGGGGCCGCCCCGGAGCGGCTGCTGGCCCGCGGCGGGCTGCGCAGCGCGCCGCTGTCGGTGTCCCTCGTGGTGCCGCACGCGTCGCTCGCCCGCACCTCCACGAGCGCGCTGCTCGTCGAGGGGACGGTGGACGCGCGGCTCACGGCGGAGGGGACGCTCGCCGCCCCGCGGCTCGCGCTCGAGGCGGAGGGGCGCGGGCTGCAGGTCGAGGGGCGCCCGCTCGGCGACGCCACCGCGCAGGCGCGCTGGGCGGAGGGGCGCGGGAGCGGCCGGGTGACGCTCGCCGCGAAGGCCGGGGGCACGCTCGAGGCGACCGCCTCGGTGGGCGCGCCGCTCGGCCTCGACACCCGCGCCGCCGACCTGCGCCGGGCGCCGGCGGAGCTGGCGCTGCGCGCCCGCGACCTCGACCTCGGCTTCCTGCCCGCCGTGCTGCCGGGCTGGGTGCGGACCGCGTCCGGGAAGCTCCAGGCCGACGTGACCGCGCGCGGGCCGCTCGAGCGCCCGTCGCCGCGCGGGACGGTGCGGCTCGCCGACGGGAGGCTGGCGGTCTCGGAGTACGGCGACTGGACGCAGATCGAGGTGGACGCGACCGTCACCGACGACGCGGTGGAGATCCGCCGGGTGGCGGCGCGCCGCGCGCACGGCTCGTTCGAGGCGCACGGCGCGCTGCGCGGGATGGGCGGCCCGGACGCGCGCCTGGAGGGCCGGATCGTCAGCCGCGAGCTGCCCATCATGCACGCGGGCATGGACCTCGCGACGCTCGACCTGCAGGTGGACGCGACCGGGGCCTACCAGCCCGGCGCGCTGCAGGTGAAGCTCACGGTGCCGCGGGGGACCATCCGCCTGCCCAAGCGCGCGCCCCGCACGCTGCAGTCGCTCGAGCGCCGCCGCGACATCGTGGTCGGGCGCCAGCCGGCGCCGAAGAAGGGGCCGCTGCCGGTGCCGCGCGGGCCGGGGGAGCGGCCGTTCACGCTCACGGCGCAGCTCGTCGTCCCGGGCCGGCTCATGGTGGTGAGCGACAACCCGCG from Anaeromyxobacter dehalogenans 2CP-C includes:
- a CDS encoding BamA/OMP85 family outer membrane protein, with translation MPRRLALSLAALLALSAAGCMAARAKPGEEPVLYGLEIQGTHALDAGDIASKLATQPSDRWAWQEARRLDADALAVDRKRVEAYYRERGFYDAKVVDVQVRPDGPGRAKVVMRVEEGEPILVRSVEVTGLDAAPEAKARVGALPIRSGERFTERAYDGARGALLHALRNTGWADAAVTQRAQILPAEHAAEVRYEVTPGTRYRFGPVFVAGTAAVPRDRVREQAGIEIHPGDWFADDQLAKAQARVFDLGVFGAVRVTRGAPDAQRGVVPIVVAVREVPFRTLRAGPGVGVQANTRWDVNGTVGWTHRNFMGDLRKLQLELRAGYAWLVARPRKEGPIALATAEFSQPGAISRRIDATARLEIERGLEQAYDFWSERLRVGFPFRLARRLTLVPSWNLEVYQLENAVSTFDPTQPAKQGPELQNCQGSVCLLSYLEQRVGWDGRNDPLNPRRGVWVMLAVQEGFNVGGYGYRYLRFLPEARGFVPLGQKLVLAARARVGALVPVNQSGEPPIVARFTAGGPQSMRGYYTGRLAPMVLRDGDWVPVGGNGLADGSLELRLDLTRTWGAALFVDAGNVSRPSGVPTAYRDVLDPTRLQWAGGLGLRYRTPFGPVRFDVGVQLPTNLAAGVPFDQRFPAVPSVENAGAPIYDKAGNVVGTVPATHREPWIAFHLSIGEAF
- a CDS encoding translocation/assembly module TamB domain-containing protein; protein product: MRPAAAVGAVLGAVGWLLLGLAALAGVALSAAVLFASWGAGRPLVANALVRIADDALAGSFQLDEITVLPQGGIELHGLRVFDPEGRLVLEVGRAAVFADATRLRNRVIGLTAELDRPSVLVEEGEGGLSIARAFAPAHPSPPRPPGAPEPRREDGAGWTLRVQRLTLRGGDLWWVDGEGATRLEAQALDLDARGVVGPRRARVQLRLRGQADLPVAGALALDVRLARDGDVLRVSVLRARHGDTVLEAVGEGDLARRSGRVAITRLGVDSEKLRALAPGVALGGDLAASGYAESDGAVATAAVHVAPRAGEARGGGDAAAAVRLDGSRALGAEVALDALDPSRIWSGLPRGAVTLRARGGVAGEDLDDLRGRAQVSLARSTLRGGELGPGELTARADRGSWEVQRLTLQAPGVAVLGSGRWRAGAGVSGRVSADAADLARLAANAERLVGQALPPLAGRARVEATLSGTSRAPVLDGTVEAPHLALGSFALAGAKGVGHVAGPFRAVTGRLHLTADRVRSGGAELARALLLDAELAAADARLDASADVPALGREPVAVQARAVRTERGDEVILRELAVAYPGTRYALTAPARLFLTGPRVDRLELASGAQRIRLEGGIGARGALDARAEVEALRLEGLPVGLLPRGAGLAGLVAAQASVSGTTRRPVAQGHLTLAEGRFRGLDGLSAVAEVGWDGGARRARIELSAARAAGGTADVRLELPLPMQGRPGEPVAARLRGEALPLGPILHAAGAALPASGEVSLDATLEGAIGAPSLRAEASLTGGAWDDLSAIGLGLTADAPGERLSARLEATLEGRPAVSVRGEVPLDLSELLTRPAAALRALRAGRAAVDARVPGLELAALAGRLGLPDELAGRLSGDARLEGTLAAPRGRAAFQVEGGAWGGASGLGVALEADAGAQRVGATVRLAMGGEELLRGEGSLGAAPERLLARGGLRSAPLSVSLVVPHASLARTSTSALLVEGTVDARLTAEGTLAAPRLALEAEGRGLQVEGRPLGDATAQARWAEGRGSGRVTLAAKAGGTLEATASVGAPLGLDTRAADLRRAPAELALRARDLDLGFLPAVLPGWVRTASGKLQADVTARGPLERPSPRGTVRLADGRLAVSEYGDWTQIEVDATVTDDAVEIRRVAARRAHGSFEAHGALRGMGGPDARLEGRIVSRELPIMHAGMDLATLDLQVDATGAYQPGALQVKLTVPRGTIRLPKRAPRTLQSLERRRDIVVGRQPAPKKGPLPVPRGPGERPFTLTAQLVVPGRLMVVSDNPRIRVELKANVTYELTGANDFATGTVEVVRGEVEPIGGRNFQIERGKVTFTGGPPKAALLDVEAVYDNPVAKVTVAVAGPISDPEIRLSSQPPMDDGQIALLIATGRTELKPGSGGVGTLTGEEAGRAALGAVATQAFKNLVADKLPLDTVAVDAGALRAGKYVTDKMYVGYTRRFDVQLEQGQNVNEVRVEYQITRRWTFESRYGDAQSGGASLIWSKDY